One Polaribacter sp. KT25b DNA segment encodes these proteins:
- a CDS encoding DoxX family protein, with protein MKTYKNIYFISTGLLSLLLLFSAGMYFFNHEEVAKMFTRFGYSTDIIYPYAVAKIVGVIALWYTGNNTVKLFAYLGFFIAFTLAIIAHLTIKDGEQTAAIVAMVLLIASYFSDKKIRYEEG; from the coding sequence ATGAAAACTTATAAAAATATTTATTTCATTTCAACAGGATTATTATCATTGTTATTACTTTTTTCAGCGGGTATGTATTTCTTCAATCATGAAGAAGTAGCAAAAATGTTTACTCGTTTTGGCTATTCAACAGATATCATTTACCCGTATGCAGTAGCAAAAATAGTTGGTGTTATTGCTTTGTGGTATACAGGTAATAATACAGTTAAATTATTTGCTTATTTGGGCTTTTTTATTGCATTTACGCTAGCTATTATTGCGCATTTAACAATAAAAGATGGAGAACAAACAGCAGCAATAGTTGCAATGGTTTTATTAATAGCATCATATTTTTCAGATAAAAAAATTAGGTATGAAGAAGGTTAA
- a CDS encoding OsmC family protein, with translation MKKVKNSEVILSNKNYLAEAKTRNHFLTIDEPVASGGDDNGPTPVEYLLTAVGGCVSITLRMYAERKGWNVGKITVNVFQKEEQTSEGIKKWLEEDISFENEITEDQKKRLLVIAGKCPVAKMVKGETEIVSSIQ, from the coding sequence ATGAAGAAGGTTAAAAATTCAGAAGTAATTTTATCAAATAAAAACTATTTAGCAGAAGCAAAAACAAGAAATCATTTTTTAACAATTGATGAACCTGTAGCTTCAGGAGGAGATGATAATGGTCCAACACCAGTAGAATATTTATTAACTGCAGTAGGAGGTTGCGTTTCTATCACTTTAAGAATGTATGCAGAAAGAAAAGGTTGGAATGTTGGTAAAATAACTGTAAATGTTTTTCAAAAAGAAGAGCAAACATCAGAAGGAATTAAAAAATGGTTAGAAGAAGATATTTCTTTCGAAAATGAAATTACAGAAGACCAAAAAAAAAGATTATTAGTAATTGCAGGTAAATGTCCTGTTGCCAAAATGGTAAAAGGAGAAACTGAAATTGTAAGCAGTATTCAGTAA
- a CDS encoding NADPH-dependent FMN reductase, with product MKKILAFAGSTSSTSINKKLATFAAENLQNTSFDVIDLRDFTAPIFSEDEEKNGFPEDVKKFTSILDNYDGFILSLAEHNGSYAAAFKNIFDWSSRIEGKIFRDKPVLLMATSPGGMGGKFVLAAAEQRFPRQGAKELITFSLPSFYDNFKDDKIVNEDLLSLLVEQVKQFENFVNL from the coding sequence ATGAAAAAAATATTAGCATTTGCAGGAAGTACAAGTTCTACTTCTATCAATAAAAAATTAGCAACATTTGCTGCAGAGAATTTACAAAACACCTCTTTTGATGTAATAGATTTAAGAGATTTTACAGCTCCAATTTTTAGTGAAGACGAAGAGAAAAATGGTTTTCCAGAAGACGTAAAGAAATTTACTTCTATATTAGATAATTATGATGGTTTTATTTTATCATTAGCAGAACATAATGGTTCTTACGCAGCAGCTTTTAAAAATATATTCGATTGGAGTTCTAGAATTGAAGGGAAAATTTTTAGAGACAAACCTGTATTGTTAATGGCAACTTCTCCTGGAGGAATGGGGGGTAAGTTTGTTTTAGCAGCAGCAGAACAAAGATTTCCAAGACAAGGAGCAAAAGAATTAATTACTTTTTCTTTACCTAGTTTTTATGATAATTTTAAAGATGATAAAATAGTTAATGAAGATTTATTATCATTATTAGTAGAACAAGTAAAGCAATTTGAAAACTTTGTAAATTTATAA
- a CDS encoding glutaredoxin domain-containing protein → MKIVLYGKQGHAYTVAFKNFLNSTDVPYTYKDISKDAAAREHSKELYKGVAKFPTLFVDDKVYLTPTTEEFNKIMQDLRLRA, encoded by the coding sequence ATGAAAATAGTTTTATACGGAAAACAAGGACACGCTTATACAGTTGCATTTAAAAATTTTTTAAACTCAACAGATGTTCCTTATACATACAAAGATATTTCTAAAGATGCAGCAGCAAGAGAACATAGCAAAGAGTTATATAAGGGTGTTGCGAAATTTCCAACTTTGTTTGTAGATGACAAAGTTTATTTAACACCAACTACAGAAGAATTTAATAAAATAATGCAAGATTTAAGATTAAGAGCATAA
- a CDS encoding MarR family winged helix-turn-helix transcriptional regulator, whose protein sequence is MGDISKDINSKFDSNKVKALINIKYTSNWLNSKENEFFKPYGISPQQFNILRILRGAKDKIKVQIVKDRMIERAPNATRLMDKLCDKNLIERERCEADRRVVYVRITNQGLELLSTIDDNKNISFLDNLSDEEAATLSNLLDKIR, encoded by the coding sequence ATGGGAGACATATCTAAAGACATAAATTCTAAGTTTGATAGCAATAAAGTAAAAGCTTTAATCAACATAAAATATACATCCAATTGGTTAAATAGTAAGGAAAATGAATTCTTTAAACCTTATGGAATTTCTCCACAACAATTTAATATTTTAAGAATTTTACGAGGAGCAAAAGATAAAATTAAGGTGCAAATTGTTAAAGATAGAATGATAGAAAGAGCGCCAAATGCAACGCGTTTAATGGATAAATTGTGTGATAAAAACTTAATTGAAAGAGAGCGTTGTGAAGCTGATAGAAGAGTCGTGTATGTTAGGATAACAAACCAAGGTTTAGAATTATTATCAACTATTGATGATAATAAAAACATTTCTTTTCTAGATAATTTATCTGATGAAGAAGCCGCAACATTAAGTAATTTGTTAGATAAAATTAGATAA
- a CDS encoding pirin family protein: protein MKTLKTIQHKVASPLVNMGPIKLRQPLPTEGIENVDPFLLLHHYGPYAISEFNNPFDLGPHPHRGFEPITLLFKGEQLHRDSLGNEIIVKAGDVQWTTAGRGIIHAEGPTKEFVKKGGDLEGIQLWLNLPAKDKMIPPNYQHLEEKQIPKIFSDDKKAQLNIIAGNQNKESGLIKTQTEVNVFTVNTEEGGKLEIEIPENHQSLIYLLEGEVLVNASEVLKKGENQMITFNQDGNTIKFEAKKQSTLLILSGVPINEKVTQYGPYVMNTQTEILEAMRDYQQGKMGYLY from the coding sequence ATGAAAACACTTAAAACAATTCAACATAAAGTAGCAAGTCCTTTAGTAAATATGGGACCAATAAAATTGCGTCAACCATTGCCAACAGAAGGCATTGAAAATGTAGATCCGTTTTTATTATTACATCATTATGGACCTTATGCAATTTCAGAATTCAACAATCCGTTTGATTTAGGACCACATCCTCACAGAGGTTTTGAGCCAATAACATTACTTTTTAAAGGAGAGCAATTACACAGAGATTCTTTAGGAAATGAAATAATTGTAAAAGCTGGCGATGTTCAATGGACAACTGCTGGTCGTGGAATTATTCACGCAGAAGGACCAACCAAAGAATTTGTGAAAAAAGGTGGCGATTTAGAAGGAATTCAGTTGTGGTTAAATCTGCCAGCTAAAGATAAAATGATACCTCCAAATTATCAACATTTGGAAGAAAAGCAAATTCCAAAAATATTTTCTGATGACAAAAAAGCACAGTTAAATATTATTGCAGGAAATCAAAATAAAGAATCTGGTTTGATAAAAACGCAAACTGAAGTAAATGTTTTTACAGTAAATACAGAGGAAGGAGGAAAGCTAGAAATTGAAATTCCAGAAAACCATCAATCTTTAATTTATTTGTTAGAAGGTGAAGTTTTGGTAAATGCATCAGAAGTTTTAAAGAAAGGAGAAAACCAAATGATAACTTTTAATCAAGATGGAAATACAATCAAATTTGAAGCAAAAAAACAAAGTACTTTATTGATTTTATCAGGAGTACCAATTAATGAAAAAGTTACCCAATATGGACCTTATGTAATGAATACGCAAACAGAAATTTTAGAAGCAATGCGCGATTATCAACAAGGAAAAATGGGATATTTATATTAA
- a CDS encoding SLC13 family permease: MSALQQNGFDVLDMKNYRMEKLPKREKSKFERVLMIIGAPLAIISFILILYVLKIPFLDNLDTSALSSSAKSNFKEIGLQNFIFSNKAMLAIFVASLILWVTEAIPNYLTSLILIITLVLTKVLPEDVAYAQLGHKVMWLNIMSFVLASMLVATGVAKRFALWFIIKFGKSASSVILSFLVINLVLSLFISATTAKAAILLPVFMVVAAIYGASNGNQNNVGRNVLLQNLFQNNMGASSFLTGSGANLLAASLIAGAIGSDIFFSQWMIASFPVALGLMLIAWIIGTKIIFPIKKEDQKPSIPGGMDSLKKDLKDLGKVSFNEIKSIIIFVSILTLWVTDKWHGISPTAVAFVGAIVALMPKIGIVSWNDVDIPWHLLLFSAGAYTLGAAFKVTDLPSISVNATFDALGFGAETPFWILYVVLTAAMIFSALFMQSKTMRAMIFIPIAIGIATRFNYPIMSLAFPVALLIEHVYTLPFNSKPALLLYSTNQYSMTDAFKFGFTMQIIAWITSILMAMTYFKWLGITPNGLGLF; encoded by the coding sequence ATGAGCGCATTACAACAAAACGGATTTGATGTATTAGATATGAAAAACTATCGAATGGAAAAACTTCCTAAAAGGGAGAAATCTAAGTTCGAACGAGTTCTTATGATTATTGGAGCTCCTTTAGCAATCATCTCTTTTATACTTATACTGTATGTTCTAAAAATTCCTTTTTTAGATAATTTAGATACATCTGCTTTAAGCTCAAGTGCTAAAAGTAATTTTAAGGAAATTGGGTTACAAAATTTTATATTTTCAAATAAAGCTATGCTTGCCATTTTTGTAGCCTCATTAATTCTTTGGGTAACAGAAGCTATTCCAAATTACTTAACATCCTTAATATTAATAATCACACTAGTTTTAACAAAAGTGTTACCAGAAGATGTTGCTTACGCGCAATTGGGACATAAAGTAATGTGGTTAAACATTATGTCTTTTGTTTTGGCTAGCATGTTGGTTGCTACAGGTGTTGCCAAAAGATTTGCGCTTTGGTTTATTATTAAATTTGGTAAAAGTGCTTCTTCGGTAATTTTAAGTTTTTTAGTTATTAATCTTGTTTTGTCTTTATTTATTTCAGCAACTACTGCAAAAGCTGCAATATTATTACCCGTTTTTATGGTTGTTGCCGCAATTTATGGTGCTTCAAATGGAAATCAAAATAATGTAGGGCGTAATGTTTTGTTACAAAATTTGTTTCAAAATAATATGGGAGCTAGTTCTTTTTTAACAGGTTCTGGTGCTAACTTATTAGCTGCTTCATTAATTGCAGGAGCAATTGGTAGTGATATATTTTTCTCTCAATGGATGATTGCCTCATTCCCTGTTGCTCTTGGATTAATGCTTATTGCCTGGATAATTGGAACTAAAATTATCTTCCCAATAAAAAAAGAAGATCAAAAACCGAGTATTCCTGGTGGAATGGATAGCCTTAAAAAAGATTTGAAAGATCTTGGAAAAGTTTCTTTTAATGAAATAAAATCCATTATCATATTTGTAAGTATTCTTACGCTTTGGGTAACTGATAAATGGCATGGAATAAGTCCTACAGCAGTTGCATTTGTTGGAGCAATTGTGGCTTTAATGCCAAAAATTGGAATTGTAAGTTGGAACGATGTAGACATACCTTGGCATTTATTATTGTTCTCTGCTGGTGCTTATACTTTAGGAGCAGCTTTTAAAGTTACAGACCTTCCGTCAATTTCTGTAAATGCTACTTTTGATGCTCTAGGTTTTGGTGCAGAAACACCTTTTTGGATATTGTATGTTGTGCTAACAGCAGCGATGATTTTTAGTGCTTTATTTATGCAATCAAAAACCATGAGAGCCATGATTTTTATTCCAATAGCAATTGGTATTGCCACACGATTTAATTACCCAATTATGAGTCTTGCTTTTCCTGTTGCTTTACTCATTGAGCATGTTTATACATTGCCTTTTAATAGTAAACCCGCATTGCTATTATATTCTACAAATCAATATAGTATGACAGATGCTTTTAAATTTGGATTTACAATGCAGATTATTGCTTGGATTACCTCTATACTTATGGCAATGACTTATTTTAAATGGCTGGGAATTACACCTAATGGTTTAGGTCTTTTTTAA
- a CDS encoding CYTH domain-containing protein, whose translation MKNREIERKFVVKNDDFKKESFSQTKIVQGFLSTVPERTVRIRIKGDKGFITIKGIGDKSGASRFEWEKEISVEDAKDLLKISEPGVIDKTRFNVKSGTHTFEVDEFYGENKGLTVAEIELNSEDEDFKKPSWLGKEVTGDVKYYNSMLMKNPYKNW comes from the coding sequence ATGAAAAATAGAGAAATAGAACGTAAGTTTGTGGTTAAAAATGATGATTTTAAAAAAGAATCTTTTAGTCAAACTAAAATAGTTCAAGGATTTTTATCAACAGTGCCAGAAAGAACTGTAAGAATAAGAATTAAAGGTGATAAAGGTTTTATCACAATTAAAGGAATAGGAGATAAATCTGGAGCATCTCGTTTTGAGTGGGAAAAAGAAATATCTGTTGAAGATGCCAAAGATTTATTAAAAATTAGTGAACCTGGAGTTATTGATAAAACAAGATTTAACGTAAAATCTGGTACTCATACTTTTGAAGTTGATGAATTTTATGGTGAAAATAAAGGTTTAACAGTTGCCGAAATTGAATTGAATTCTGAAGATGAAGACTTTAAAAAACCATCATGGTTAGGCAAAGAAGTTACTGGAGATGTAAAATATTACAACTCTATGTTAATGAAAAATCCGTATAAAAACTGGTAA